The Gemmatimonas aurantiaca T-27 DNA segment GACCCTGATGTTGTTCGGCTTCCTGATTCTCGGAGCGTACAGCGTCGGTGAACTGGTCAAGCCGTTTGGCATCCCCAAGATCGTGGGGTATCTGCTGGCCGGTATTCTCTTCGGGCCGCCGGGATTGGGTTATGTATCGAAGCCGGTGCTGGCCGAACTCAATCCGGTCAGCAATCTCGCCATCGCATTGATTGCGTTCCTGGCGGGCGCCGAGCTGCAGATGGAAGAGATCAAGGCGCGCGGGGCCGCGATCCTGAAGATGGTATCCGTGGAGCTGGTGTTGTCGTTCGTGTCCGTCACGGCGGTGGTGCTGGTGTTGCGCGAGCAGTTGCCGTTCATGGCCACGGCGCCATTGCCGGAAGCGGCGGCGTTTTCGATGCTGTTTGCCGCCGTGGCGGTGGTGCACTCACCTGCCGTCACCATGGCGCTGCTCACGGAAACACGGGCCAGTGGGCCGGTGGCGCGCTACACGCTGGGTGTGGTGCTGGTGATGGACGTTGCGGTGGTGCTGATCTTCTCGCTGGTGCTGGCGGCGGCGCGTTCGATGGCACCACCGGCCGGTGACAGTGGCGGTGTGCAACTCGGCGCCGTGGTGTGGGAGATCGGCGGATCGGTCATCGTGGGCGCCGTGCTTGGTGTGGGCATCGCGGCGTATCTGCGATTCATCAGCCGGGAGCTGTTCATCTTCGGCTTGCTGGTGGCGCTGCTCGGTGCAGAAGTGGCGCGCATCCTGCACGTGGAAACGCTGCTGACGCTGCTCGTGGCAGGATTCGTGGCCGAGAATGCGGGAGGCGGTCGTGGTGCCGAATTGCGTCATGCGCTCGAGCGCGCAGCAGCGCCGGTCTTCGTGGTGTTCTTTGCACTGTCGGGTGCCAAGATCGATCCCCGCACGGTGTTGCCGTTGTGGATGATCGTGATTCCGGTGGTACTGGTGCGCATGGGCGGCATCTGGGCCGGTATGCAGCTCGGTGGCCGTTGGGCGCGGCTCGATCCGCTCATTCCGCAGCGCGCCTGGCTTGGACTGGTGTCGCAGGCCGGTGTGGCGATCGGCCTCGCCACGGTGGTGGCCGATGTGTATCCCACGCGCGGCGGGCAGCTCCGTGATCTGCTGCTGGCCACCATTGCCATCAATGAAACCATTGGCCCGATTCTCTTCCGGCTGGGCCTCAAGCGAGCCGGCGAGTTGGACGCCTCAGATCCTTCAGGCGTCCACGCTCTGCCGGAGCCCAAGCACGCATAGCACAAGGTATGCGCTATGCGGTTGCGCTATGCGGTTGCGCTATGCGTGTGGGTGTTCAGTGCGCGACGGTGCGGCGGCCAAGGACCGCGCGCCCGATGCGGCGCAACCAACCCGTTTGCACCAATGGTGCCGGCGGCGGGACTTCACCCAACACGCCGCGATACTTGCCGATCTCTTCGTCGGCGTAGGCCAACACACGCCCCACGTCGTCTGGGGACAGTGGCTCGAACGGCTTGAACTGGAACGGATGGCGCCGCGCCTCGTCGGCAAAGGCGTGAATGGCCGGGAACTCACGCGAGAGTTTGGGCATGAGTTCGAGCACACTGGCGAGCAGTTGTTTGGAGCTGGGTTGTTCGCCGAACGAATAGGCGAGGTACCGATCCTGTGCGAGCCGCCAGAAGGCGTCGGTGGCTTCGTTGATGCTCACCGCATCGTATTCGAGTGCGATGCACATGAGACCCCACAGCACATGTTTCTCCCGTCCCGACATGTTGCGGGTGGGCGATTCGGGTGCCTTGTGCCAATGGCGCAGAAAACCCCGATCGAGGATGTAGCCCGTGGGGAATCCATGACGCCACATCCGGAGGTTGAACTCTGTCCATTCACCCCAGAACTGCCGACGCGGATTGAAGCCGCCGATATCGGCAAACAGGCGACGATACCCGGCCACCAGCATGCCCTGGACCGGCATGTAGCGAATGCGATCCACATCGACATAGGGCGTGGATTCCCGCGGCTTGAACCGTACGTCGGTGTCTTCTTCGTAAGACGGCAGACCCACGATGCCCAACGGATGGGCGCGCAGCGTTTCTTCGATGCTGGAGAGCACATCGCCGTGCAGCGTGAGGTCGTCATCCACGAATGCGACCAGCGGTGTGCGGCACACGGCCAGTTGCACACGACGTCCACCACCGATGGTGGCATCCGTGGAATTCACGTACACGCGCACGGGCAACGTGGGAGCCAGCGCACGGATGCGTGCTTCGATCGCCAGCGGTTCTTCTTCCGAGGCGGCATTGTGCACGACAATCACTTCGAACGCCGGTGTTGCCGGCAGGGATGCCAGCGACTGCAGCAGACGTTCGAGGAATTCGATGCGTGACGGAATCGTGAGGATCGAGAAGGTCCAGCGTGGCACTTCCAGTTCCTTGCGCGATGAGGCGCGCGCGGACTGCGTCACGTGGCGACCAAGTGCAAGCGATTCAGCATGTCGATCCATCCTCCAGGGCCTTCGGGACTGAGTACTACGGCGCCAGGCAGTGACGCGAGCGACTCATGCGGGCCTCTGTGCGGGTTACGTATCACGAAGCGCAGGTCCGCTTCAGCGAGCAACGAGATGTCGTTCTCCTCGTTGCCAACAGCGACAATCAGGGGTGGTACACCATCCAGTCGGGCATTGTGCCGCAGCGCACGAAGCGCAGCACCTTTTCCGGAAGCGGCCGTGAGCGTGAGCCAGCGTCCACCGCGGCGCAGTTGCAGAGCCTGTCGCGCCGTGAAGTCATGTAGCGTGTTCAGCGCGTCCACGTCAAGGACTTCCGGATCGAGCAGAATGCTGTGATGACGCGCCGCGAGTGCACGACGCACGGATGCAGGTGTCCGGAATCCAAGCGATTTCCACTCGGCGGCGCCGAGGCGGCGCACATCCGCGTGCTGGAAAGCGCTGCAATCATTCATCATACGATCCAATGCCGCGCTATCGACTGCAAATGATTGCAGAGCAAGTGTGCGACGCCCTGCGTTCGTGATTGCAGTCCACGCAGGATCATCCGTGACGTCGATGTGATCGTGTTGTTCCACACCAAACGGCACCGCGCCACGTCGTCCCACATCGACACCAAGCAAGGCACCGTCTTCGGCGATACACGGTCCGTATAGTCCCAGCGCACGCTGTAGCACGGTGAGCTCACGCATCGTACGACTCGAGGCCAGCGCAACGAGTACCGGAGCGCCGCGTGCGGCGGCGAGTGCGGCGAGCAGTGCCCGCAGTGCGACGGGCGTGCAAGGCAGTTGTCCACGCTCGTCGATGAGCGTGCCATCGACATCGCTCACAATGAGCAGCGGGGCTCGCGATGTGTGCGGTGATGTGTGCGGTGATGCGGGTGATTGTGCGTGTGTGGACGGTGTGTGAGGTGGTGGCATGGTGGTCGGTGCTGGGGTCATGTGAACTCGGGTGTGGTCGGGCGTGCTGGGGGCCGCGCGCCCAGTATCAGTAGGGCGGCGCCGAGTGCGCCTGCGCACAGTGATCCGCTCAACACGCCGAGCTTGGCCGCATCGAGGTGTGCGCTGGTGCCGAAGGCCAGGGCGGCCACGAACAGGGACATCGTGAAGCCAATGCCGCCGAGCAGTGATACCCCGATGAGCCCCAACCAGGTCGCCCCTGTGGGTAGTGAGGCCCATCGCATGCGCACCGCGATCCATGCGGCGCCGGCGATGCCAATCGGCTTGCCGATGAGCAGTCCGGCAGCGGTTGCCACAGCCGCCGTGCTGGCCATGAGTGCCCCCAGATCGTGCGGCAGGGCCACACCGGCGTTGGCCAGCGCGAAGAGGGGCACCACGCCGTAACTCACCGGGAACTGCAGGGCGTGTTCGAGCGTCTGCTCCACGCTGCTGTTGCCCCGTGCGGGAATGGTGAAGGCCAGCAACACACCGGCGATACTGGCGTGCACACCCGACTTGTACACCGCGACCCACAGGAGCAGGCCCAATGCGATGTAGGGCCACGGGCTGCGTACACCGCGTTTGTTGCAGACGAGCAGAAGCCCCACGAGAGCCAGGACGGCCGCGAGGGCGCCTATCGCGATGTGCGAGGTGTAAAACAGGCCGATGACGAGCACCGCACCGATATCGTCGGCGATGGCGAGTGCGGCGAGAAAAATGCGCAGTCCGGCGGGCACACGATCGCCGAGCAGGGCCATGACACCGAGCGCAAACGCGATGTCGGTGGCCATGGGGATGCCCCATCCGCGCGCGGCGGGCGACCCGACAGCGATCGCGGTGTAGATCGCCGCCGGTACCAGCATGCCACCGATCGCGCCCACGATCGGCAGGGCGGCCTGTCGGACAGACGCCAGTGCACCGTCCTGCAACTCGTGTTTGATCTCGAGGCCGACCATGAGAAAAAACAGCGCCATCAACGCGTCGTTGATGACGTGATGCAGCGACATGCCCCCGATGGGCAGTTCCCAGAGCGCGTGATAGGAGTCACGCGCATCCGAGTTGGCCCAGATCATGGCCACGATGGTGGCGGCGAGCAGGAGCAGGCCGCTCAGGGACTGGCTGGGCTTGAGCGGTGCGGCCGAGATCAGCCCGTCGTGTGAGTCTGCGTTCATCGCTGTGGTCGTCGTCCGATCGGTGTTACACTCACGGCCACGGCCGCGAGGCCGTGGCGAGATTCCCTGCGGGGCGCCACTATGAAGCCCCACCATCGCAAGGTAACGTGAGGCTCGCAGGCCGTCCCGCACGGACCCCCGATTCCCGGATGTGGTACGATAGAGACAGCCATCGTGTTGTCCTGCTGTCGTTTCCGCCTGTATCGCCCCAGTCAGCAATGCCTCTTTCGCTCCGATCCCGTCGTCTCTGGATCATCCCGCTGATTGCGGGGGGATTGGCTGCGGCGTTTGTCGGTGGTGTGTGGTTCGAGCAGAAGCGGGCCGCGGCCCGGGATGAGTGGTCCGAAGCACGTCTGCTGTCGCAAGCCATCGACTCGGTGCGCGTGAATGCCCTCGATTCCCTGCCCAGTGATGAACTGATCCGGCGCGCGGTGGCGGGCATGCTGCGGGAGTTGCACGACCCGTACGCCGCGCTGCTGCGGGGGGACGGTGTGCAGCGGTATCGGGGCACCTTGCAGGGCGAGGTGCGTGGACTGGGTCTGTCGCTGCGTGGGCAGAAGGACGGTGCCAGCGTGGTGCGCGTGGCGCGTGGATCGCCGGCTCACGCCGCCGGGCTCCGTGCCGGCGATCGCATCCTGATGGTGGACAGCGTGCCGGTGCGTGATGGGTGGGGCAAGCAGCGCGACAGCACGGAAGATGCGCCGTCCAGTCATGTGTTGACGGTGTGGCGTGCACCGATGGGAGACACCTCCACCGTCACCGTGCAGCGCACCACGTGGCATATGTCGGCGGTGGCCGAACAGGGCTTGCTGGCGGATTCGGTGGGATATGTGCGGGTGTCCACGATGACCGCGCGATCGGCCGCAGAGCTCGAGGACGCGGTGGAATCGCTGGTGTCACGCGGCGCGAAGTCCCTGGTGCTGGACCTGCGGGGCAATGGTGGCGGCTTGTTCGAAGAAGGGGTGAAGGCGGCGGGACTGTTTCTGCCACGCGGGGCGGTGGTGTCATCGTTGGCCGGTCGTGGTGGCACGGAGCCGCAGCCCCATCGGGCCCCCACGTCGCGCTGGCCCACGATGCCGCTCACCGTGTTGGTGGATGCGGGGACGGCGAGCGCGGCCGAAGTCACGGCGGCAGCGCTGCGTGACTACGGTCGGGCGCTGCTGATCGGTGCGCCCACCTACGGGAAGGGCGTCGTGCAGCGCGTGGTCACGCTGTCGAAAGAGCTGTCGCTGCGACTCACCACCGCACGCTGGCTCACGCCCAACGGAGAAGCGCTGGTGCGGCGGGAAGGCACCGGTGCGGCCGCGCGCGGTGGCATCGAGCCCGATGTGCTGCTCGATGACGCGGTGCGTCGTGACTGGTCGGCGGCGCCTCCCGGGTGGACGGCGGCATCGTCGGCGCTCGTGAACCGCCTCGCCGATTCGTTGGCCATGCACGCCTTGCGCGAATCGTGGGCGATTTCGCCGCTGGCGGTGCTCGAGGCGCGCATGCGGGTCTCGCTGGCGCAGATGGTGCCGCGCGAAGTCTCCGATCCGATCGCCCGCACGGAATGGGTGACGGTGGGGACACGCATGGCGGTGCTGCGCGTGTTCGAAGTGGAGCAGGCCGACGAACAGATGCTGCGCTATGCAGTGCGGAGTGATGCGGCGCTGCGTGCCGGACTCGATGTGCTGACACCGGGCGTGGAAGTCTCGCACGTGGTGCCGGCCCTGTTGCCGGTCACACTGCCGTCGGTGCTGGGACGGCGTGTCATCGAGGTCCCGTGAGACGTCGCCGATGCCCCGTGGTGACACGGGCGCTCCCGTTGCTGCTGCTCGGCGTGGTGCGCCCGATCAGCGCGCAGACGGTGCGTACGACCCCTGCCGCGAGTTCCACGGCAACTCCGGTTGCCGTTCCCGCCGTGCAGCGAACCAGGCCGGTCGTGGCGACCGTGGACCCGCTGGATGCGTGGGTGGTGACGCGCTTCCGAGGGGCGCACTTGTTGGTGGACAGTGCGGTCACGTTGACGTCGCTGGCTTCTCTGGCGTCCAATGGTCCGCTGCCACGCGTGGAGAGTGCACGGGCCGGTCGTGACAGCGATACGCTGCTGGCCGTGCACTTCAGCGCACGACGGGATGCGCCGATGATGCAGATCCTGTCGCGGGCGCGCCTGGTGGGTGCCAACGGCACCATCGTGCCGGTCACCGTGCGGGTGCTGCAGCGCCGTCTCTTCCGTGCGCCCCGCGTACCGGCCGCCAAAGTGGATGTGGAGAGCCAATGGCGATACGGATGGGCCTATCTTGTGGTCCTGCCCCACGACAACGATCGACCGGCTGGGCGCTATCGCAGTTGGCTGCTGCTGCCCACCACATCACCCTGAATCCGCGTTCGCCGAGTCCTTCGGTCCTGTGAATTCCTTTCCCTCGAGCATGCGCCGCGCCGCTGTGCTGCTGTGTAGTGTGGTCTTGTCGCTGTCCACACGGCCCGTGTCGGCGCAACCGAATACCGGTGCGTGGCGCAATGCATCGGCTGATTCGCTGGTGGAGCGGGCCATCGCGCGCCGTGGTCTGCAGTTGGCCGACAGCACACTGCTGTCATACCAGGCGGACGCCCATGGTTTCCTCGCCTTCCTGGCGCAACTGGGCGAAGGCACGATCATCCCTCCCAAGGTGGTGCAGAGCGAAGAGCTGGCGCTCACTATCGCCTGGTGGCAGCCGGGCCGTAGCGCGCAGCGTCTCGTAGGGCGCCGCGATACCACGCTGCTGCCGGCCCGCGTTGGCTACTATCGCGATCGCTACGGCGTCGTGCTCGACAATCTGCCCGATCGCATCCGTCTCGGTGACGGACAGGATGTGCGCGATGTGCCACACCCACTCGGCGCCAGTGCTCTTTCGCAGTACGAATATGCCATGGGCGATCCGTTGCGCATCCGCATTCCGGGGCGCGAGATCCTGGTCGACGAAGTGAAGTTTCGTCCACGTGACGCTGCCACACCGGCGGCGATCGGATCGGTGTATCTCGATCGCGAGACCGCCGCGGTGGTGCGGTTGTCGATGACATTCACGCGTGCCGCGATCATCGACAAACGCATCGAGACCTTGGTGGTGACGCTCGAAAATGGGCTGGTACGCGAGCGCTACTGGTTGCCACGCAAGCAGGAGGTGGAGGTGTCGCGCGGCAGTACCTGGTTCGATATCCCGGCGCGTGGCATCGTGCGTGGCCGATGGCAGATCTCGAACTACACCGTGAACGAGCAGATCTCGGCACCGACGATGGCGTTGCCGCGCTGGAGTTCGGTGTCGCGTGACAGTCTCAAGGCCCATCCGTTCGAGGATCGTGTCATCGATGCGCTGCCGCCGGAGATCCAGATCGCGAGCAGTGAGGATGTGGTACGCGCCCGTGTGCAGGCGGAAGCGGCGGTGCGGTCGGCGATGCTGGCACGGCCAGCCACGGCATCGGTGACGGGGCGCGGTGTGAGTGATCTGGCGCGGTTCAATCGTGCGGAAGGTTTGGCGTTGGGTTTGGGTGGCGCGCATCGCACGGGCAATGGTGTGCAGTTGGGCGCACGCGCGCGGTATGGTTTCTCCGATCGGGAGGTGAAGGGGCACGTTTCCATCGGACCGGCGCCGGCGTTTGGGCGCACGCCCACTTTCCAACTGTTCGTGGAGCGCGACTACCGCGATCTCGCGTTCGCCGAACGGGCCGGTGTCACCAACTCGCTGGCGTCGTTGCTGTTTGGCAGCGACTACACGCAGCCGGTGGACACACGCGCGGCCGGCATCATCTGGCGGCGTGCGCCAAACAGTGCGTTCAGTTGGCGCCTTGCCGCGGAGCAGGATCGGCCGACGACGGTACGCGCCACAGCGGTGTCCCGGGAGTTCGCGCCAACGCTTGGTGCGTGGCGCTTGAATGGTGCACGTGCCGAAGTGCAGGGCACCGGCGGGTGGGTGCCCTCGGAGCCGGGAGCCACACGCGGCCTGTGGATGCTGTCGGCCAGCGCTGGCGCGTACGAAGGTCGGATCAGCGTACTCGACGGCATCGCGGTGCGGCCGGAGTCGCTCATTCTCCTCGCATCGGAAACCCGCCGCGTGACGCCGGTCGTGGCCCGCGCGCAGGGATTGTTGCAGCTCACGCGCGGCATCGGTGGCGATCGTTCGCTGTTTCTGCAGACCTATGGTGGCGTGGCCGGTGGCCACGACCTGCCGCCGCAGTGGTTGGTGTTTGCCGGTGGTCCGTGGACAGGGCCGGGGTATGACGCGCAGCAGTTCGGTGCACGGGCGCTGGTGTCGCAGCGTGTGGAGTTTCGGACACCGGTACCGGCACCGGGCATCCCGCTGGGACGCTTCGGCAAGTCTCCTTCGCACGTCACACTGGCCCCGTTCGTGCAGGTGCTGGCCACGGCATCGGGCACGGCACAGCGTCGCACCGTGTCGGGGCTGTATCCGTCGGCCGGTGTGGGCATGCTGTTCTTCTACGATCTGCTGCGCGCCGATGTCGGACGTGGGCTGCGTGATGGGCATTGGCGCTTCTCGATCGATATCGATCGGAGCTTCTGGGGCATCCTGTAGTGGACGAAGCCAAGCGCTACGATCAGGCGTACTTCGACAAGTGGTACCGCCATCCCAAGCATCGCGTGAAATCGCCGGCCGAGTTGGCACGCCAGGTGGCGTTTGTGCTGGGCACGGCGGAATTCGTGTTGGGTCGACCGGTGCGGTCGGTGCTCGATGTGGGATGTGGGGAGGGGCAGTGGCGTGCCGCACTGCGTGCGCATCGTCCGCGGTTGCACTATGACGGGGTCGATCCGAGCGCCTATGCCGTCGAACGGTACGGCGCGCGCCGCAACCTGCATCTTGGCGGCATCGAATCGTTGGATGGTCTCGCCCTGCGCGATCAGTACGATCTGGTGGTATGCTGTGGCATGCTCAACTACCTCTCCACCGCACAGCTCACCGATGGGCTGTCGCAAGTGGCACGGCGAGTGGGTGGTGTGGCGTATCTCGAGTTGTTCACGCGCGAAGATCGTTTTGAAGGGGACACCGAATGGCCCACGCCGAAACCCGCGCGGTGGTATCGCGATGCCATGCAGGCGGCTGGGCTGACGGCGATCGGGATGCAGTGTTATGTGTTGACACGGGATGTCGATCGTGTGTCGTTGCTCGAGCGGTCGTGATTCCGTGATTCACTCTCTTCCTCACGCCATAACGTCGGATGTATCTGTGAGCGCACCGGCAGCACTCTCCAATTGGCGCGACTTTCTGGTGAGTCTGCGTGAAGAACGCACTCGATGTGATGCACCGCGGCCGTTGCGGGCGATGGCCGAGGAGTTTGCGTTGCGGGCGCTGGCGTTGCTGTTCCCGCAGTTTGCCCACCCGTCGCGATTGGGAGCCGATGGGGTGGACGACGAGGCTTCACACCTCGAGGCCTTGCTGCGGGCGGCGATCACCCCGCTGATGCCCGATGCGGAGTCGGTGGTGGCGGAGATTCTCGATCGGTTGCCGGCCGTGCATGCCATGCTCATGGAGGATGCGCGCACCATCACCGCCGGCGACCCGGCAGCCGGCAGTATCGAGGAAGTGATCATCTCGTATCCAGGTTTCCTGGCGACGGCGGTACATCGCCTGTCACACGAGTTGTATCTGCGCGACGTGCCGCTGTTTCCGCGGGTGTTATCGGAGTGGGCGCATCGCGAGACCGGTATCGACATCCATCCGGGTGCCCGAATCGGCGCCGCGTTTGCCATCGATCATGGTACCGGTGTGGTGATTGGTGAAACGAGCGAGATCGGTGATCGGGTGCGTATCTATCAGGGCGTGACGCTGGGGGCGCTGGCGGTCAGCAAGAAGCTGCAGAATCGCAAGCGACACCCCACCATCGGCAACGATGTCGTGATCTACGCCAACGCCACCATCCTGGGCGGCACCACACATGTGGGGGATCATTCGGTGATCGGCGGCAACGTGTGGCTCACGTCGTCGGTGCCGGAGCGTTCGGTGGTGCAGTTCACGAGTCGGGTGGAGCCGCGTCCGGCACCGGATGCCGACGGCAACGACGACGGCAACGACGACGGCATCGAGTTTCACATTTAGCAGTTCACGCTGGAACTGGTTGGGTGCGATGTGCCCAGTCGGACTCTTGTCACCGCGCACTTCACGCATGCGAGTCGCCAACATCCTCGAAACCATCGGTCGCACGCCTCATGTGCGGCTGCAGCGTCTGTTTCCTGCACCGGCAGAGGTCTGGCTCAAGCTGGAGCGTGCGAATCCCGGTGGCAGCATCAAGGATCGCATTGCACTGGCGATGATCGAGGATGCCGAACGCGCGGGCGTGCTGCAACCTGGCAGCGTGATCGTGGAACCCACCTCGGGGAACACCGGCATCGGGCTCGCCATGGTGGCTGCGGTGAAAGGCTATCGGCTGGTGCTCGTGATGCCCGAGTCGATGTCCATCGAGCGGCGGCGTATCATGGCTGCCTACGGGGCGACCTTCGATCTGACACCGCGCGAACTCGGGATGAAGGGCGCGATTGCCCGGGCGCAGGAACTGGTCGCCTCCACGCCCCACGCCTGGATGCCGCAGCAGTTCGACAATGCGGCCAATGTCCGTATGCATGCCGATACCACCGCACGGGAAATCCTCGACGATTTTCCGGAAGGCATCGACTATCTCATCACCGGTGTCGGTACGGGTGGTCATATCACCGGTGTGAGCGAAATGCTCAAGCAGCAGTGGCCGGCCATGAAAACGCTGGCCGTGGAGCCGGCGAAGTCGGCGGTGATCGGCGGTGGCGCGCCGAGTCCCCATCGAATTCAGGGCATTGGCGCGGGATTCATTCCGGCCAATCTGCACGTGGACACACTCGATGGCACAGTGAATGTGACCGAAGAAGCGTCGTATCGTTTTGCACAACGCGCGGCGCGTGAAGAGGGCATCTTCGTGGGGATCTCCAGTGGCGCTGCACTGGCGGCGGTGGACCAGTCGCTGGCGACGCTGCCAAGTGGCGCGCGTGTGCTGACGTTCTGCTACGACACGGGTGAACGCTACCTGTCGATCGACGGGCTCTTCCCCGTCTGATGCAGGAGATCGCGGGCACCGCTGATGCTTCGCCACTCGCCATGGTGATGTGGCTGGCCGCAGGCGCTGTCTTCGGTGGTGTGATCACCTGGCTGGTGGCGCGCCGCATCGCTCACGCCGACGTGGCCCGCGCCCGCAGTGATGCCATGAACGACGCCGATGCACGGGCTCGTGCCACCGAGGTGGCGCTACGGGAGCAACTGGCGCGACATGAAGCAGAAGCATCGCTCACGGAACGGCATGGCAGTGTGTCCGAGTTGTTGGTGCCGATCCGGGAGACGCTGTCGCGCTACGACGCCGCGCTGGGAGAACTCGGGCGAGCGCAGGCCCGTGTGGCAGGTCAGATCACCGAGCGTCTCGACGCCGTGACACTGGCCGGTGAAACACTGCGTCATGAAACGCAGCAGCTCTCGCAGGCTTTGCGGGCCCCCAGTGTGCGTGGGCAATGGGGCGAATTGCAGTTGCGGCGGGTGTGTGAACTGGCCGGCATGCTGGCCTACTGTGACTTCGAACCACAGGTGACGGTGCGCGGCGAGTCGGGTGTGCAACGACCTGACCTGATCGTGCGATTGCCTGGTGATCGCCGGATCGTGGTGGACGCCAAGGCGCCGCTGTCCGCGTATCTCGAAGCGATGGCTGCCGGTGACGAACGCACCCGAACCGCTCGGCTGGCGGCTCATGCCGCGCAGGTGCGTGCGCATGTGCAGCAATTGGCGGCCAAGCGGTATTGGGCCCAGTTCGACGACGCGCCGGACTTTGTGGTGCTGTTCCTGCCGGGTGAAGCGTTTTTTGCGGCAGCACTCGACGCCGATCCCAGTTTGCTGGAGGCCGCACTGGAGGATCGTGTGTTGCTGGCCACTCCCACCACGCTTATCGCCTTGCTCAAGGCCGCAGCGTATGGCTGGCGGCAAGAACGTGTGGCCGATGAAGCCGCGCAGGTCGCAGCGTTGGGTCGCGAACTGCATGAACGGTTGTCGGTGTTCGACGAGCAGCTCGTGGAGCTGGGACGTGGTCTCCAGCGCGCCGTGCTGTCGTACAATCGTGCCATTGGGAGTCTCGAGCGACGGGTGCTGGTGAGCGCGCGAAAACTGGGCACGCTCAGTGGTGTGGCTGCGGTCGATGGGTCACTCACTTCGCCGTCGTTGCTGGATGTTCAGGTGCGCGGCAGCGAGGGGTATGACAGCGAAGGCACCGAACCGGAACGTGTTCCGTGAACGTCAGGTGATCGCCGCATGAGTCTCGACCACACGCTCGTCACGCGGGTGCACAGACGGGAGCGCAAAGGCTCGTCGTCGCCGGTGGTGGCAGAGACCACCGACGGCATGCGCTTCGTGAAGTTGCATGGCGCATCGCAGGGGGCGGCGCCGCTGGTGGCCGAGATCATCGTGGGCGCACTGGGTGATGCGCTGGGATTGTCGGTTCCGGCGCGGGCCGTGGTGCAGTTGCCGCGTGATGTGCCCAGTGATGATCAGAACGACGAGCTGCGCGATCTGCTCGAGGCGAGCGTGGGCATGAATCTGGGTTTCGAATGGCTCGAAGGCGCGCGTGACCTGGGAGCCAG contains these protein-coding regions:
- a CDS encoding DNA recombination protein RmuC, encoding MQEIAGTADASPLAMVMWLAAGAVFGGVITWLVARRIAHADVARARSDAMNDADARARATEVALREQLARHEAEASLTERHGSVSELLVPIRETLSRYDAALGELGRAQARVAGQITERLDAVTLAGETLRHETQQLSQALRAPSVRGQWGELQLRRVCELAGMLAYCDFEPQVTVRGESGVQRPDLIVRLPGDRRIVVDAKAPLSAYLEAMAAGDERTRTARLAAHAAQVRAHVQQLAAKRYWAQFDDAPDFVVLFLPGEAFFAAALDADPSLLEAALEDRVLLATPTTLIALLKAAAYGWRQERVADEAAQVAALGRELHERLSVFDEQLVELGRGLQRAVLSYNRAIGSLERRVLVSARKLGTLSGVAAVDGSLTSPSLLDVQVRGSEGYDSEGTEPERVP
- the cysK gene encoding cysteine synthase A — translated: MRVANILETIGRTPHVRLQRLFPAPAEVWLKLERANPGGSIKDRIALAMIEDAERAGVLQPGSVIVEPTSGNTGIGLAMVAAVKGYRLVLVMPESMSIERRRIMAAYGATFDLTPRELGMKGAIARAQELVASTPHAWMPQQFDNAANVRMHADTTAREILDDFPEGIDYLITGVGTGGHITGVSEMLKQQWPAMKTLAVEPAKSAVIGGGAPSPHRIQGIGAGFIPANLHVDTLDGTVNVTEEASYRFAQRAAREEGIFVGISSGAALAAVDQSLATLPSGARVLTFCYDTGERYLSIDGLFPV
- the epsC gene encoding serine O-acetyltransferase EpsC, with the translated sequence MSAPAALSNWRDFLVSLREERTRCDAPRPLRAMAEEFALRALALLFPQFAHPSRLGADGVDDEASHLEALLRAAITPLMPDAESVVAEILDRLPAVHAMLMEDARTITAGDPAAGSIEEVIISYPGFLATAVHRLSHELYLRDVPLFPRVLSEWAHRETGIDIHPGARIGAAFAIDHGTGVVIGETSEIGDRVRIYQGVTLGALAVSKKLQNRKRHPTIGNDVVIYANATILGGTTHVGDHSVIGGNVWLTSSVPERSVVQFTSRVEPRPAPDADGNDDGNDDGIEFHI